One part of the Acetoanaerobium sticklandii genome encodes these proteins:
- a CDS encoding ABC transporter permease produces the protein MRGKFNEQLEYLGSLFLAIFLALVLGAGIMILNGKNPVQGYMALVSGALGSKYLFATTLAKTVPLILTGLATAISFKSGIFNIGGEGQLYLGAFAAAYVGFTFTDLPVVAGIVLAVIAAMAVGGLYAFIPALLKVYYNIDEVITTIMFNSIAIMFTGYLVNYPFQASQGKMGGTDMIAEGFKFPKLVAMSKLNTSIFYTMIIAVLIYYLMKKTSYGYNFNIVGENSIFSRYAGINNKKYMIWAMIISGALCGIAGAFEVYGTHYRFLQNISKGLAFDGMLVSLIVKNNPVGIVLMSLFFAVLKTGSNAMELNTGVPSELILVIQSVIILFIAGESGFKEILKRRQLNKARTVK, from the coding sequence ATGAGAGGAAAGTTTAATGAACAATTAGAATATCTGGGTTCTCTTTTTCTTGCTATATTCCTAGCTCTTGTTCTAGGAGCTGGAATTATGATATTAAATGGAAAGAATCCAGTGCAGGGCTATATGGCTCTAGTAAGTGGAGCTCTAGGCTCAAAGTATTTGTTTGCAACTACTTTAGCAAAAACAGTACCGCTTATTCTGACTGGACTTGCTACAGCTATTTCATTTAAAAGTGGAATTTTTAATATAGGTGGTGAGGGTCAGCTTTATTTAGGAGCTTTTGCTGCTGCTTATGTAGGGTTTACTTTTACTGATCTTCCTGTGGTGGCAGGGATAGTATTAGCAGTGATAGCGGCTATGGCAGTAGGCGGGCTTTATGCTTTTATACCAGCGCTTTTGAAAGTGTATTACAACATAGATGAGGTTATTACTACGATAATGTTTAACAGTATAGCAATTATGTTTACTGGATATCTAGTAAACTATCCATTTCAGGCATCTCAAGGGAAAATGGGTGGAACTGATATGATAGCTGAGGGCTTTAAGTTTCCAAAGCTAGTAGCTATGAGCAAGCTAAATACCAGTATTTTTTATACTATGATTATTGCAGTTTTGATTTATTACTTAATGAAAAAGACTTCATATGGCTATAATTTTAATATAGTAGGAGAAAACAGTATTTTTTCTAGGTATGCAGGGATAAACAACAAGAAGTATATGATTTGGGCGATGATTATCTCTGGAGCTTTATGTGGTATAGCAGGGGCTTTTGAGGTATATGGGACTCATTATAGATTTTTGCAAAATATTTCAAAAGGATTGGCCTTTGATGGGATGCTAGTATCTCTTATAGTTAAGAACAATCCTGTGGGGATAGTGTTGATGTCGCTGTTCTTTGCGGTTTTAAAGACGGGGTCAAATGCTATGGAGCTAAATACAGGAGTTCCTTCTGAGCTTATTTTAGTTATTCAGTCGGTTATCATTTTATTTATAGCAGGTGAGAGTGGATTTAAGGAGATATTAAAAAGAAGACAGCTAAATAAAGCAAGGACGGTGAAATAA
- a CDS encoding dihydrolipoyl dehydrogenase family protein: MRYDAVVIGSGAAGLYFALSASKKGKKIALVEKAQLGGTAFATGCLPVKKIMDKIKSYEKAKALENENLLKLNSDKEVLFKAGIKSLENIESFISDKLSKNNIDVYIGEGEVVSETRVKVNEALIETENIILATGTTASTVEGFAPIDHEMILSHESLLTMKQLPEEMTILGGNVEGIEFASMLSELGVKVKVIEKEAQILQGNDEDLIENIKARLINNEVELILNTEVTAIEKIEEEAVINFSNRESLKVKSILVTGIRKPNIPKGIKELKLDMKSGFIKVDENLMTSKASIYAVGDINGIHGMAHIALQQGILLADYIWEGKQISTQYSSLPRCIFTINELAGAGCQEHELENCVVKKLYFKDTFRGLDSSYDDGFMKIIIQDEIVKGIWINSIDAGALVGNVGLWIDNKVSVEAIKRSLFIHPTLSEALIDAIID; the protein is encoded by the coding sequence GTGAGGTATGATGCTGTAGTTATAGGCTCTGGAGCTGCTGGACTGTATTTTGCTCTATCTGCAAGCAAGAAAGGCAAAAAAATTGCTTTAGTTGAGAAAGCTCAGCTAGGAGGGACTGCTTTTGCAACGGGCTGCCTTCCAGTTAAGAAGATAATGGATAAGATTAAAAGCTATGAAAAAGCAAAGGCACTGGAAAATGAAAATCTGCTTAAGCTAAATTCAGACAAGGAAGTGCTTTTTAAGGCAGGGATAAAATCCTTGGAAAATATAGAGAGCTTTATAAGTGATAAGCTAAGCAAAAATAATATAGATGTATATATAGGTGAGGGAGAGGTAGTAAGTGAAACTAGAGTTAAGGTAAATGAAGCTCTGATTGAGACAGAAAATATTATCCTAGCTACCGGAACTACTGCCTCTACAGTAGAAGGATTTGCCCCTATAGATCATGAGATGATACTCAGTCATGAAAGCCTGCTTACTATGAAGCAACTACCTGAGGAAATGACTATACTAGGAGGAAACGTAGAGGGGATAGAGTTTGCCTCTATGCTTAGCGAGCTAGGAGTAAAGGTCAAAGTAATAGAAAAGGAAGCTCAGATATTACAGGGCAATGATGAGGATTTGATTGAAAATATCAAAGCTAGGCTTATTAATAATGAAGTAGAGCTGATTTTAAATACTGAGGTTACGGCTATTGAAAAGATAGAAGAGGAAGCTGTAATTAACTTTTCGAATCGTGAAAGTCTAAAAGTAAAAAGCATTCTTGTGACTGGAATCAGAAAGCCTAATATTCCAAAAGGGATAAAAGAGCTAAAGCTAGATATGAAAAGTGGATTTATTAAGGTAGATGAAAATCTCATGACTAGCAAGGCTTCTATTTATGCTGTAGGAGATATAAATGGGATTCATGGGATGGCTCATATTGCACTTCAGCAAGGGATTTTGCTAGCTGATTATATTTGGGAGGGCAAGCAGATATCAACTCAGTACAGCTCACTTCCAAGGTGTATATTTACCATAAATGAACTAGCTGGAGCAGGCTGCCAAGAGCACGAGCTTGAGAACTGCGTAGTAAAAAAGCTATATTTTAAGGATACCTTTAGAGGACTTGATTCTAGCTATGATGATGGGTTTATGAAGATAATTATACAAGATGAGATAGTCAAAGGAATATGGATAAATTCTATTGATGCAGGAGCCTTGGTAGGAAATGTGGGGCTTTGGATAGATAATAAAGTGAGCGTAGAAGCTATAAAAAGGAGTCTGTTTATTCATCCTACTTTATCAGAAGCCTTGATAGATGCAATAATTGATTAG
- a CDS encoding nucleoside phosphorylase — MIQPHIQCDKVSKMVLLPGDPQRVDRVGSFLDDAVVIANNREFKTLTGSYKGMQVTVTSTGIGGASAVIALEELINCGGEYFIRIGSAGAVQKDINIGDLIISMASVREDGASAMYVNKDYPAVSDFEILTALKNNAVKLGYEHHVGITRSHDSFYIDDEIEKMEFWNKKNVLGSDMETSSLFVIGKLRGVKVGSVLNNVVLYSKDVKDGVNDYVNQKDLAQQGEDREILLALESLHEIKISRDGSF, encoded by the coding sequence ATGATTCAGCCACATATACAGTGTGATAAAGTAAGTAAGATGGTGCTACTGCCAGGTGATCCTCAAAGAGTAGATAGAGTAGGAAGCTTTCTGGACGATGCTGTAGTCATAGCAAATAATAGAGAGTTTAAGACTTTGACAGGAAGCTATAAAGGGATGCAGGTTACTGTTACTTCTACGGGAATAGGAGGAGCCTCAGCTGTGATTGCATTAGAAGAGCTGATAAACTGCGGGGGAGAGTACTTCATCAGAATAGGAAGCGCAGGAGCAGTTCAAAAGGATATAAACATAGGGGACCTTATAATCAGCATGGCATCAGTAAGAGAAGATGGGGCATCTGCTATGTATGTCAATAAAGACTATCCAGCAGTATCTGATTTTGAAATATTGACAGCCCTAAAAAACAACGCTGTGAAACTAGGCTATGAGCACCATGTAGGAATAACCAGAAGCCATGACTCGTTTTATATAGATGATGAGATAGAAAAAATGGAATTTTGGAACAAGAAAAATGTTCTAGGCTCAGATATGGAGACCTCATCGCTATTTGTAATAGGAAAGCTCAGAGGAGTAAAGGTAGGCTCAGTTCTAAACAACGTAGTGCTATATAGCAAGGATGTAAAAGACGGAGTAAACGATTACGTAAACCAAAAAGACCTAGCTCAGCAGGGAGAAGATAGAGAAATCCTTCTCGCCCTCGAGTCCCTCCACGAAATCAAAATCAGTAGGGACGGTTCTTTTTGA
- a CDS encoding copper amine oxidase N-terminal domain-containing protein — translation MKKILFAMTLVFALLGFSPTVVEANTLSKGVILDGEQISMDGTPIIENGRTLVPVRGVLEAIGATVDWNQATKTATAHLGEFSASVTVDKYTAYVDGYAVNLDVPAKIVNGRTMVPLRFMAEALGYDVSYKDGWVYLDTPSTDLDPEFAAELEDFESILKDSPVKDYFESFSIAYSDEEGAVVLSFEGDGTNKKVHEMINKPDEWAYYIEYMEMISMEMVMYFKQLGYEVNSIVEVIDDENPEYVLLKVFNGLVDYDIATE, via the coding sequence ATGAAAAAGATTTTATTTGCTATGACTTTAGTATTTGCATTATTGGGGTTTTCACCAACAGTGGTAGAAGCTAATACGCTTTCCAAGGGAGTTATATTAGATGGAGAGCAAATTAGTATGGATGGAACTCCTATTATTGAAAATGGAAGAACTCTCGTTCCTGTAAGGGGCGTACTTGAAGCTATAGGAGCTACTGTGGATTGGAATCAAGCAACTAAGACTGCAACTGCTCATTTAGGAGAATTTTCTGCATCGGTTACAGTAGATAAATATACTGCTTATGTTGATGGTTACGCAGTTAATTTAGATGTGCCAGCAAAAATTGTAAACGGAAGAACTATGGTGCCACTTCGTTTTATGGCTGAAGCATTAGGATATGATGTTTCTTATAAGGATGGATGGGTGTATTTAGACACTCCATCTACAGATTTAGATCCTGAATTTGCAGCCGAATTAGAAGATTTTGAGAGTATACTTAAAGATTCACCTGTCAAAGACTATTTTGAGAGTTTTTCAATAGCATATTCTGATGAAGAAGGCGCTGTGGTATTGAGCTTTGAAGGTGATGGCACGAATAAGAAAGTCCATGAAATGATAAATAAGCCAGATGAGTGGGCATATTATATTGAATATATGGAAATGATTTCTATGGAAATGGTTATGTATTTTAAACAATTGGGATATGAAGTTAATTCAATAGTGGAAGTGATTGATGATGAGAATCCTGAGTACGTGTTGCTAAAAGTATTTAATGGGTTAGTTGATTATGATATAGCAACTGAGTAA
- a CDS encoding molecular chaperone HscC — MPTIGIDLGTTNSLVSFWNDGKPQLIPNNYGSFLTPSAIAIDNDNKVLVGQPAKEWLVNNSNDGVICFKRFMGTEKIYNIKGHTFSPTELSALVLSTLKEDAKNYFNEEVSDAIISIPAYFNEFQRTATINAGKMAGLNVVKLITEPTAAALAYGLHNADAEAKFMVLDLGGGTFDVSILEMFEGVMEVRSIAGDVFLGGEDFNEAIFKAICEQENIDIKYISVLEGGQLKKLAEVCKKLLSDKEICKIEYNFRGTSRVLEYSRNQFEKLVAPLILRLKKPIERALRDAKLNTSNIDSIILVGGATRMPIIRSVIGVMFSKIPFVTIHPDEAIALGIAVQAALKEKNEAVSELFMTDVCPYTLGISSLDSNENESIFSPILERNTCIPCSKVGTYSTSHNKQKEIKIEVFQGESIDLVNNLKLGEFKIKVPPNDKGKEKVDIRFTYDGNGLLEVEAKVLSTQLVKSYIIEKSPGYMTEQEIQERLKKLSYLKVHPRDKQKNIAILARADRLYQELLGINRDIIAAQVSNFKEVLDSQDERLIQEAYDDFEGFLNSLDSYNFF; from the coding sequence ATGCCAACAATAGGGATTGATTTAGGAACTACAAATAGTTTAGTATCATTTTGGAATGATGGGAAACCACAGCTAATACCAAACAATTATGGCTCTTTTCTTACTCCATCGGCTATTGCAATTGACAATGATAATAAAGTATTAGTCGGACAGCCAGCAAAAGAATGGTTAGTAAATAATTCTAATGATGGAGTTATTTGTTTTAAAAGGTTTATGGGGACAGAAAAGATATATAATATTAAAGGGCATACATTTTCTCCTACTGAGCTTTCAGCCCTTGTGCTTAGTACATTGAAAGAAGATGCAAAGAACTATTTTAATGAAGAAGTAAGTGATGCAATCATAAGTATTCCTGCATATTTTAATGAGTTTCAAAGAACTGCAACTATTAATGCTGGGAAGATGGCTGGGTTAAATGTAGTTAAATTAATTACTGAACCTACAGCAGCAGCTTTAGCATATGGATTACATAATGCAGATGCCGAAGCGAAATTTATGGTACTGGATTTAGGTGGAGGCACTTTTGATGTTTCGATTCTGGAAATGTTTGAAGGAGTTATGGAAGTTAGATCTATTGCAGGAGATGTATTTTTAGGTGGAGAAGACTTTAATGAAGCCATATTCAAAGCTATATGTGAGCAAGAAAATATTGATATAAAATATATATCAGTTTTAGAAGGTGGACAGTTAAAAAAATTGGCAGAGGTTTGTAAGAAACTTTTATCTGATAAAGAAATTTGTAAGATAGAGTATAATTTTAGAGGAACATCTAGGGTTTTGGAATATAGCCGAAATCAATTTGAAAAGCTAGTAGCACCATTGATTCTAAGATTGAAAAAGCCCATCGAAAGAGCACTTCGAGATGCAAAGCTAAATACATCAAATATTGATAGCATAATTTTGGTTGGTGGGGCTACACGTATGCCAATTATTCGTAGTGTCATAGGAGTAATGTTTAGCAAAATACCTTTTGTTACTATTCATCCAGATGAGGCTATAGCTCTTGGGATAGCTGTTCAAGCTGCTTTGAAAGAAAAAAATGAAGCCGTATCAGAGCTTTTTATGACTGATGTTTGCCCCTATACTTTAGGCATTTCTTCTCTAGATAGTAATGAAAATGAAAGTATATTTTCGCCTATCTTAGAAAGAAATACTTGTATACCTTGTAGTAAAGTAGGAACTTATTCTACAAGTCATAATAAACAGAAAGAAATCAAGATAGAAGTATTTCAAGGTGAAAGTATAGATTTAGTAAATAATTTAAAATTAGGAGAATTTAAAATAAAAGTTCCTCCAAATGACAAAGGAAAAGAAAAAGTAGATATAAGGTTTACATATGATGGAAATGGTTTGCTCGAAGTTGAGGCAAAAGTTCTTTCTACACAATTAGTAAAATCATATATTATTGAAAAAAGCCCTGGTTATATGACAGAACAGGAAATTCAGGAAAGATTGAAGAAGCTAAGTTATTTGAAAGTACATCCAAGGGATAAACAAAAAAATATTGCTATATTGGCAAGGGCTGATAGGCTATACCAAGAATTATTGGGAATAAATAGAGATATAATTGCGGCTCAAGTGAGTAATTTTAAAGAGGTGCTTGATTCTCAAGATGAAAGATTGATTCAAGAGGCATATGATGATTTTGAAGGATTTCTTAATAG